One segment of Sesamum indicum cultivar Zhongzhi No. 13 linkage group LG4, S_indicum_v1.0, whole genome shotgun sequence DNA contains the following:
- the LOC105159773 gene encoding metal tolerance protein C2: MDSHSPFPRTRNQNTAFSYQKVADSPRSYTGDFDFGESADRRFAFSRQVSMRQNEAHTPQPMLSRSVSSIDIAPASYYPDYSKGFDEKFSGFSFVPLILGGLRSGNRNMRRLFVLISLNVAYSTAELVIGLFSGRVGLVSDAFHLTFGCGLLSFSLFAIAASRQKPDRAYTYGYGRLEVLAAFTNALFLLFLSFSLAVEALHAFIQDESEHKHYLIVSAVTNLLVNLIGVWFFRNYARINLVYRKAEDMNYHSVCLHVLADSIRSAGLILASWLLSLGVKNAEVLCLGLVSATVFMLVMPLFKATGGILLKCWRQISSREDIGEVSQARFWELVPGHVVGSISLQVKQGMDDYPILQYVHGMYHDLGIQDLTVQTDYA, translated from the exons ATGGACAGTCATTCGCCTTTTCCACGCACGAGGAATCAGAACACTGCGTTTAGCTACCAGAAGGTAGCTGATTCTCCGAGATCGTATACCGGCGATTTCGATTTTGGAGAAAGCGCAGATCGCCGATTTGCGTTCTCTCGCCAAGTGTCGATGCGTCAGAACGAGGCTCACACTCCGCAACCTATGCTTTCGCGCAGCGTGTCGAGCATAGATATAGCGCCGGCCAGTTATTATCCAGATTACTCCAAGGGATTTGATGAGAAATTTTCTGGGTTTTCGTTTGTTCCGTTGATTTTGGGGGGATTAAGGTCTGGAAACAGGAATATGAGGCGTTTGTTCGTGTTGATTTCGCTTAATGTAGCGTATTCGACTGCTGAATTGGTTATTGGGCTTTTCTCTGGACGTGTTG GCTTGGTGTCAGATGcatttcatttaacattcGGCTGTGGCCTCCTATCGTTTTCATTGTTCGCAATTGCTGCTTCTCGTCAGAAGCCTGATCGTGCATACACATATGG GTACGGAAGGCTAGAAGTTTTAGCTGCCTTTACCAATGCT CTATTTCTCTTATTCCTGTCTTTCTCCTTAGCTGTCGAAGCACTTCATGCCTTCATACAAGACGAATCTGAGCACAA GCATTACCTGATCGTCTCAGCTGTCACGAATTTGCTTGTAAATCTTATTGGTGTTTGGTTCTTCAGGAATTATGCCCGAATCAATCTTG ttTACAGAAAAGCTGAAGATATGAACTACCACTCTGTTTGCTTACATGTCCTAGCAGATTCGATCCGGAG TGCAGGGTTAATCCTAGCGTCCTGGTTGCTTAGCCTTGG GGTTAAAAATGCTGAAGTGTTGTGCTTGGGACTAGTTTCTGCTACAGTTTTTATGCTTGTCATGCCACTTTTTAAAGCCACAGGGGGTATTTTGCT CAAATGCTGGAGACAG ATAAGTTCCCGCGAAGATATTGGAGAGGTTTCTCAGGCTCGTTTTTGGGAATTGGTGCCAGGTCATGTTGTTGGATCAATTTCACTACAG GTGAAGCAGGGAATGGATGATTACCCGATACTCCAATATGTCCATGGCATGTACCATGACCTCGGGATACAAGATTTGACAGTACAAACGGATTACGCATGA
- the LOC105159671 gene encoding uncharacterized protein LOC105159671 isoform X2: MTPVCPFIKASRPDDASGKKPSENQNKQQAVNDNKPQQDSAISPKCPFGYDSQTFKLGPLSCVICQALLFECSKCVPCSHVYCKACISRFKDCPLCGADIEKIEDDVNLQSVVDRFIEGHARIKRSQVDADNEEREDDKKTVIYEDVSLERGAFLMQQAMRALRANNIESAKSRFSICAEDVREQLEKMGNTPELCSQLGAVLGMLGDCCRATGDASSAISYFEESVNFLMKVPKDDLEITHTLSVSLNKIGDLKYYEGDLQATRSYYFQALDVRRNAMNNHSSVPSQYVCSQGHCLWNIYHLEHMWLLFIVQG, translated from the exons ATGACACCTGTTTGCCCTTTTATCAAAGCTTCTCGTCCTGATGATGCATCTGGCAAGAAACCCAGTGAAAACCAAAATAAACAGCAGGCAGTCAATGATAACAAGCCTCAACAAGATTCAGCAATTTCACCCAAGTGCCCTTTTGGATATGATTCTCAGACATTTAAGTTGGGTCCTCTCAGTTGTGTGATTTGCCAAGCACTTCTTTTTGAGTGCAGCAAATGCGTACCTTGTTCCCATGTATATTGCAA AGCGTGCATATCAAGGTTTAAGGATTGTCCTTTATGTGGTGCTGACATTGAGAAGATTGAAGATGATGTGAATCTTCAGAGTGTTGTTGATCGCTTTATTGAAGGTCATGCAAGGATCAAGAGGTCTCAAGTAGATGCTGACAATGAGGAAAGAGAAGATGATAAGAAAACGGTGATATATGAGGACGTGTCTCTAGAAAGAGGTGCTTTCTTGATGCAACAGGCTATGAGA GCACTTCGTGCGAATAACATAGAAAGTGCAAAATCAAGGTTTAGTATATGCGCCGAAGATGTCAGAGAACAATTGGAGAAGATGGGAAACACTCCTGAGTTATGCTCTCAGCTAGGTGCTGTTTTAGGTATGCTTGGTGATTGCTG TCGGGCAACTGGTGATGCTAGTTCCGCAATTTCCTATTTTGAGGAGAGTGTCAATTTCCTTATGAAAGTGCCCAAGGATGATTTGGAG ATAACACATACGCTTTCCGTCTcactaaataaaattggaGATCTAAAATACTATGAGGGGGATTTACAGGCTACAAGATCCTATTATTTTCAGGCTCTGGATGTTCGCCGCAATGCAATGAACAATCATTCAAGTGTTCCTTCTCAA TATGTGTGCAGTCAAGGTCATTGCCTATGGAATATCTATCATCTAGAACATATGTGGCTCTTGTTTATTGTCCAGGGATAA
- the LOC105159671 gene encoding uncharacterized protein LOC105159671 isoform X1, translating into MTPVCPFIKASRPDDASGKKPSENQNKQQAVNDNKPQQDSAISPKCPFGYDSQTFKLGPLSCVICQALLFECSKCVPCSHVYCKACISRFKDCPLCGADIEKIEDDVNLQSVVDRFIEGHARIKRSQVDADNEEREDDKKTVIYEDVSLERGAFLMQQAMRALRANNIESAKSRFSICAEDVREQLEKMGNTPELCSQLGAVLGMLGDCCRATGDASSAISYFEESVNFLMKVPKDDLEITHTLSVSLNKIGDLKYYEGDLQATRSYYFQALDVRRNAMNNHSSVPSQVIDVAISLAKVADVDRNLGNEDTAIAGFQDAIKLLESLTVSAEDAGLEQRRLSVLEFVNSQLGKK; encoded by the exons ATGACACCTGTTTGCCCTTTTATCAAAGCTTCTCGTCCTGATGATGCATCTGGCAAGAAACCCAGTGAAAACCAAAATAAACAGCAGGCAGTCAATGATAACAAGCCTCAACAAGATTCAGCAATTTCACCCAAGTGCCCTTTTGGATATGATTCTCAGACATTTAAGTTGGGTCCTCTCAGTTGTGTGATTTGCCAAGCACTTCTTTTTGAGTGCAGCAAATGCGTACCTTGTTCCCATGTATATTGCAA AGCGTGCATATCAAGGTTTAAGGATTGTCCTTTATGTGGTGCTGACATTGAGAAGATTGAAGATGATGTGAATCTTCAGAGTGTTGTTGATCGCTTTATTGAAGGTCATGCAAGGATCAAGAGGTCTCAAGTAGATGCTGACAATGAGGAAAGAGAAGATGATAAGAAAACGGTGATATATGAGGACGTGTCTCTAGAAAGAGGTGCTTTCTTGATGCAACAGGCTATGAGA GCACTTCGTGCGAATAACATAGAAAGTGCAAAATCAAGGTTTAGTATATGCGCCGAAGATGTCAGAGAACAATTGGAGAAGATGGGAAACACTCCTGAGTTATGCTCTCAGCTAGGTGCTGTTTTAGGTATGCTTGGTGATTGCTG TCGGGCAACTGGTGATGCTAGTTCCGCAATTTCCTATTTTGAGGAGAGTGTCAATTTCCTTATGAAAGTGCCCAAGGATGATTTGGAG ATAACACATACGCTTTCCGTCTcactaaataaaattggaGATCTAAAATACTATGAGGGGGATTTACAGGCTACAAGATCCTATTATTTTCAGGCTCTGGATGTTCGCCGCAATGCAATGAACAATCATTCAAGTGTTCCTTCTCAA GTTATAGATGTAGCTATATCCCTTGCCAAAGTTGCTGATGTAGACAGAAACCTTGGAAATGAGGATACAGCAATTGCTGGTTTCCAGGATGCCATTAAATTGTTGGAATCGTTAACAGTTAGTGCTGAAGACGCAGGCCTTGAACAACGG CGCCTTTCAGTGCTGGAGTTCGTCAACAGTCAACTCGGAAAGAAATAG